From the Butyrivibrio fibrisolvens genome, one window contains:
- a CDS encoding biotin--[acetyl-CoA-carboxylase] ligase, whose amino-acid sequence MSAKEKILDLLIENKGSYISGEELASTIGISRAGIWKNIKKLQNEGHLIDAVTNKGYMLKPSSDVFDEKSIRKHLDIPQDIVNFKILKETQSTNSVAYQMALSGEPEGLVVLSRQQSLGRGHKGHTFYSPAGSGIYLSILLRPSNLSSSKTGLITCMGASAMCRALRDVSGKDVRIKWVNDLFLDGRKVCGILTEGALDLESGLLGFSITGCGVNLYPPKGGFPPELSDIAGSLFEDNVDDGGSRITAGFLNYFFGYYEDFKKGNHEGFLNDYRQHSLIIGKNVKFDIDKEEHTGKVIAIDDLCRLVIQESGEKPYLLEPGKVSIHF is encoded by the coding sequence ATGTCCGCCAAAGAGAAGATCCTTGATCTTTTAATCGAAAATAAAGGTTCATATATATCCGGCGAGGAACTGGCATCAACCATAGGGATATCCCGTGCCGGAATATGGAAAAACATCAAAAAACTTCAAAATGAAGGTCATCTTATAGATGCAGTAACCAATAAAGGCTACATGCTAAAGCCAAGTAGTGATGTTTTTGATGAAAAAAGCATCAGAAAGCATCTTGACATACCACAGGATATTGTCAATTTCAAGATTTTAAAAGAAACCCAGTCCACTAACTCGGTTGCTTATCAGATGGCTCTATCCGGAGAACCTGAAGGTCTTGTGGTTCTTTCTAGACAGCAGAGTCTTGGTCGCGGACACAAAGGGCATACATTCTATTCACCGGCAGGTTCGGGAATATATCTAAGTATCCTTCTAAGACCCTCCAATCTCTCAAGCTCTAAAACAGGTCTTATAACCTGCATGGGAGCATCTGCCATGTGCAGAGCCTTAAGAGATGTATCCGGCAAGGATGTAAGGATCAAATGGGTCAACGACTTATTTTTAGATGGCCGAAAAGTATGCGGCATCTTGACAGAAGGAGCTCTGGATCTTGAAAGCGGACTTCTTGGCTTTAGTATTACAGGATGCGGTGTCAATCTATATCCTCCTAAAGGCGGATTTCCTCCGGAATTATCTGATATTGCAGGATCTTTGTTCGAAGATAATGTAGATGATGGCGGAAGCAGGATAACTGCGGGATTTCTGAATTATTTCTTCGGATACTATGAAGATTTCAAAAAAGGAAACCACGAAGGCTTCCTTAATGATTACAGACAACATTCACTTATCATCGGCAAAAATGTCAAATTTGATATAGATAAAGAAGAGCACACCGGCAAGGTAATAGCAATTGATGATCTGTGCCGACTTGTAATACAAGAAAGCGGCGAAAAACCGTACTTACTAGAGCCCGGCAAAGTATCCATACATTTTTGA
- a CDS encoding pyridoxal phosphate-dependent aminotransferase codes for MINQDYKAMLGAKNIIRNLSEYATARGKEIGYENVFDFSLGNPSVPAPEIFTDTMIKMLRDENPMKLHGYSPTLGDPSYKEAIAASLNRRFGMDYTAEHIFPTTGAAGAISHAVRAVTKPGDTVLTIAPFFPEYKPYVEGAGCKLKIVPANTDTFQINTEEFERMLTQDVMAVLINTPNNPSGIAYSTSTLRYLADTMTRKAEEFGHPIYLISDEPYREIVFKDADAPYVSTFYKNTLSCYSFSKALSLPGERIGYVAVNPKADDAEFIVPMCGQISRGTGHNCPPSIIQQAVGKVCDITSDLSVYETNMNIIYDTLVDIGFSVVKPGGTFYILPKALEEDSVAFCNKAKEYDLILVPADNFGAPGFFRMAYCIDTEKVERAMPRLRQFAKEVYGLG; via the coding sequence ATGATCAATCAAGATTATAAAGCGATGCTTGGGGCCAAAAATATAATTCGAAATCTTTCGGAATATGCAACTGCAAGAGGCAAGGAAATTGGATATGAGAACGTATTTGATTTTTCTCTTGGAAATCCATCAGTTCCTGCTCCTGAAATATTTACTGATACGATGATCAAGATGCTTAGGGATGAGAACCCGATGAAGCTTCATGGATATAGTCCTACACTTGGCGATCCTTCATACAAAGAAGCTATTGCTGCTTCTCTTAATAGAAGATTTGGCATGGACTATACTGCTGAACATATTTTCCCTACAACCGGTGCAGCGGGAGCTATCTCACATGCTGTCAGAGCAGTGACAAAACCCGGCGACACAGTGCTTACAATCGCACCTTTTTTCCCTGAATATAAGCCTTATGTTGAAGGCGCAGGATGCAAACTCAAAATTGTTCCTGCCAATACTGATACATTCCAGATCAATACAGAAGAATTTGAAAGAATGCTTACGCAGGATGTTATGGCAGTTCTTATCAATACTCCAAACAATCCTTCGGGTATAGCATATTCTACAAGTACGCTCAGATATCTTGCTGATACTATGACAAGGAAGGCAGAAGAGTTCGGACATCCGATTTATCTGATATCCGATGAGCCTTACAGGGAGATTGTATTTAAGGATGCAGATGCTCCATATGTATCTACTTTTTATAAGAATACTCTTTCATGCTATTCTTTTTCCAAAGCGCTGTCGCTTCCGGGAGAGAGGATCGGTTATGTGGCTGTTAATCCAAAGGCTGATGATGCTGAGTTTATAGTTCCTATGTGTGGTCAGATATCAAGAGGCACAGGTCATAACTGCCCTCCGTCTATAATCCAGCAGGCAGTTGGTAAAGTATGCGACATTACATCAGATCTGTCTGTATATGAGACCAATATGAATATAATATATGACACACTCGTAGATATAGGATTTAGCGTTGTTAAGCCGGGAGGAACTTTCTATATCCTTCCAAAAGCTCTTGAAGAAGACTCAGTTGCCTTCTGCAACAAGGCTAAAGAATATGACCTTATACTGGTGCCGGCAGATAATTTCGGAGCTCCGGGATTTTTTAGAATGGCATACTGTATTGACACTGAGAAGGTAGAACGCGCAATGCCAAGACTAAGACAGTTTGCAAAAGAGGTATATGGTCTTGGATGA
- a CDS encoding DUF6583 family protein: MKFDPMTGQPIPEENAQPKFDPATGQPIQQQNGPAFDPMTGQPINQTPYQGQNFGSTPDQPKKKTGLYLGVGAAVLIVAALIFLVVKVAGMFGSPATKIEKALVNTFSQAQMFDTSVLQDSADDLQVDMELSGKVEGTKVDANVSYARKGKEMSVTGDAGASIVSLNFSFYMNQSKVCFDMKGLDSPVFYDYTAKKDGDLEDLLGGEVTFDQIDTILKTISDSDSLVKDLANANSKALATLEFEKADAEKFEVNGKDVKCSGYTTVLDKDSLEGVLNEYKAALENHEELLDLIEELTDQDLEDMYDSLLDEIDGSDEAEITFYLYKNQVAAIIIDAEGEDKVEVLFEGGSYPTQNIKVKSGKETIYEVKGEEEDGVITQEVYSNGVKTSKMEYDKESGEIKMTYTDEYSGSEFTLKGTYEKVKGGFKLEFDDIEYDSYYSASIEDFNLSITATKGAKVEKIDTKDAVDLGNADEDELEDLAEEFAGLFGGF, from the coding sequence ATGAAATTTGATCCAATGACAGGGCAGCCAATTCCTGAAGAAAATGCTCAGCCCAAATTTGATCCGGCTACAGGGCAGCCGATTCAGCAGCAAAATGGACCGGCATTTGATCCAATGACAGGTCAGCCAATTAACCAGACACCTTATCAGGGACAGAATTTTGGTAGCACTCCTGATCAGCCAAAGAAGAAAACTGGCTTGTATTTAGGAGTTGGAGCAGCTGTACTTATAGTTGCAGCTCTTATCTTCCTTGTTGTTAAGGTTGCGGGAATGTTCGGTTCACCGGCAACTAAGATTGAGAAAGCGCTTGTTAATACATTTAGTCAGGCTCAGATGTTTGATACTTCTGTACTTCAGGATTCTGCTGATGACCTTCAGGTAGATATGGAACTCAGCGGTAAGGTTGAAGGTACGAAGGTTGATGCTAATGTAAGCTATGCCAGGAAGGGCAAAGAGATGTCTGTTACTGGTGATGCTGGTGCAAGCATCGTTTCTTTAAATTTTAGTTTTTATATGAATCAGTCAAAGGTATGCTTTGACATGAAAGGACTTGACAGTCCTGTATTCTATGATTACACAGCTAAGAAGGATGGAGATCTTGAAGATCTTCTTGGCGGAGAAGTAACATTTGATCAGATCGATACAATCCTTAAGACTATCTCTGATTCCGACAGCCTTGTAAAGGATCTTGCAAATGCAAATTCAAAGGCTCTTGCAACTCTTGAATTTGAAAAAGCTGATGCAGAAAAGTTTGAAGTTAACGGCAAAGATGTAAAGTGTTCAGGATATACAACAGTACTTGATAAGGATTCTCTTGAGGGAGTACTTAATGAGTATAAGGCTGCATTAGAGAACCACGAAGAACTGCTTGATCTTATTGAAGAGCTTACAGATCAGGATCTCGAAGATATGTATGATTCACTTCTCGATGAGATTGATGGAAGCGATGAGGCAGAGATCACATTCTATCTTTACAAGAATCAGGTTGCAGCTATCATTATTGATGCCGAAGGTGAAGACAAGGTTGAGGTTCTCTTCGAAGGTGGAAGCTACCCTACTCAGAACATAAAAGTTAAGTCCGGCAAAGAGACTATCTACGAGGTTAAGGGTGAAGAAGAAGACGGTGTTATAACTCAGGAAGTTTATAGCAATGGTGTTAAGACCAGCAAGATGGAATATGATAAGGAATCCGGAGAGATCAAGATGACATATACTGATGAATATTCAGGATCTGAATTCACTCTCAAGGGTACTTATGAAAAGGTAAAGGGCGGATTTAAGCTTGAGTTTGATGATATAGAATATGATTCATACTATTCAGCATCAATCGAAGATTTCAATCTGTCAATCACAGCTACTAAAGGTGCTAAGGTTGAGAAGATCGATACTAAAGACGCTGTAGATCTTGGTAATGCTGATGAAGATGAGCTTGAAGATCTTGCAGAAGAATTTGCTGGACTCTTTGGCGGATTCTGA
- a CDS encoding undecaprenyl-diphosphate phosphatase has translation MLDIIKAFLYGIVEGITEWLPVSSTGHMILLEEFVKMDVSQDFWNMFLVVIQLGAILAVVLLYWNQIFPWDFSKKARQEKRVNKKDVWMLWAKILVACIPAAIVGVLFDDWLDEHLYNGYVVATMLIIFGILFIIIENKNKGKEAVIKTIEEIDFKTALIIGVFQLIAAIFPGTSRSGATIVGSLMIGVSRTAAANFTFLLAIPVMFGASLLKLVKFGLAFSGSEVAILATGMIVAFVISVIVIKFLMSYIRKHDFKVFGWYRIILGVVVLAYFFLK, from the coding sequence ATGCTTGATATTATTAAAGCTTTTTTGTACGGCATAGTAGAAGGAATCACAGAATGGCTTCCTGTTAGTTCGACAGGCCATATGATCCTATTGGAAGAGTTTGTCAAAATGGATGTCTCCCAGGATTTCTGGAATATGTTTTTAGTTGTAATACAGCTTGGTGCAATACTTGCAGTTGTACTCTTGTACTGGAACCAGATATTCCCTTGGGATTTTAGTAAAAAAGCAAGACAAGAGAAAAGAGTCAATAAAAAAGACGTATGGATGCTTTGGGCCAAGATACTTGTAGCCTGTATACCGGCAGCCATAGTCGGCGTTCTATTTGACGACTGGCTTGATGAGCACCTGTATAATGGATACGTAGTAGCTACAATGCTAATCATCTTCGGTATCCTCTTTATAATTATAGAGAATAAGAATAAAGGAAAAGAAGCTGTGATAAAGACTATAGAAGAGATAGACTTTAAAACAGCGCTTATAATAGGTGTATTCCAGCTTATAGCAGCTATATTCCCCGGGACTTCCAGAAGCGGAGCTACTATAGTGGGATCACTTATGATAGGAGTATCCAGAACGGCAGCAGCCAATTTTACTTTCCTTTTGGCTATACCTGTAATGTTTGGAGCGAGCCTTTTGAAGCTGGTAAAGTTCGGACTTGCATTTAGTGGATCTGAAGTAGCCATACTTGCAACAGGAATGATAGTTGCTTTTGTTATATCTGTTATTGTGATCAAGTTCTTGATGAGTTATATCAGGAAACATGACTTTAAAGTGTTTGGCTGGTATAGGATAATACTTGGAGTAGTAGTACTTGCATATTTTTTCTTAAAATAA